One window of Phalacrocorax carbo chromosome 1, bPhaCar2.1, whole genome shotgun sequence genomic DNA carries:
- the USF3 gene encoding basic helix-loop-helix domain-containing protein USF3 isoform X1, producing the protein MVPAVGPPPPSPPSPAALFSETMPEMTENETPTKKQHRKKNRETHNAVERHRKKKINAGINRIGELIPCSPALKQSKNMILDQAFKYITEMKRQNDELLLNGGNNEQAEEIKKLRKQLDELQKENGRYIELLKANDICLYDDPTIHWKGNLKNAKVSVVIPGDQVQKNIIVYSNGSQPNGNNQGASVQGITFNVGHNLQKQTANVVPVQRTCNLVTPVTISGIYPTENKPWSQTTVSSLASAQAAPAGNVLELSTPENERGMLTAATASSQSTSRSGTEQELQCSSSNTPQNDQNLPKSKNDDDSTKLAKKTLTQGISLPSSASTEASQVQQVNTTCSNTHNSRSDLQESCVISTTDTACVPSVILSTAGSFPSVNVLRSTDLVSTAGTPVTSAAEGVKAVTVISTLPASPLENCWSFSGSSGVGTSDLKNMSSLTRMPSAGNTQTTWTTLQLAGNTVQPLSQTPSGIMTALLNEPVNGAGTVSSAQSRPLTASISLNTSLPGDGQAAEQIVVTLPSCPPLPMQPLISQPQVKTQAAGNILPLNSAMQVIQMAQPVASAVTGAPANQNVIILQPPNPAPCPPIVRAEVPSQNVSQQIVIIQAANQNPLPLLSAQPSASVRVPVNGPTAIANSSSSVQNAPLPQTFGGKHLVHILPRPSSLPSSSSTQTFSVTMSNQQHPQTISLNGQLFALQPVMSSSGASNQAPMQIIQPTTSEDPNTNVALNTFGALANLNQSISQMAGQSCLHLSLSHPTNPTTVNNQIATVNCVSLPTSVASSVPAEVSVLTSVSNSINASPKKAAAALPSNAKSKRTTKKPSTKKQQAVNSKVSCPAVPCKDAGKVDCAPVETAAKHSNSEGLLENAPAESQALMTSQASGVAALSGVSVSDCHSKDTVSSEQAAKACSVPKPSLAEAPASLPPASMASEHLALVPMTAKDDAPRQQARGSQDCPPTGSALSEPPKPCEPPSTLTSSRTETQVTHSQVAGTSAAQSSTAEHSSKAGMISESCNVVQDSSVVMQDADLLEGQGLTKMLSDLTKERTAVEKTSSFTIQGEHSNFPMENSKSAESSVDLPEKQELLLMNTEGDTLSQHHSCISDQEVVSASLMTSRQADSPMSTSSGSSRGFSVASMLPDTTREDVTSSTSTSTCNSCTFSEQTDIVALAARAIFDQENLEKGGGGIQVNVRDAISKSTEVAPLEREQQPFKPQPLKESNAGPLEAAPNKFSAQDTVQTNVDRQVEKPSCSVGGVETSNTSLQISASQSPSITSLSVNNLIHQSRIVHPLVSCTSLSQSSEPASVPATVSLSLPSSTYVNQSPGPAMMSEYAQEQLNAIRASTMQAPQLQESHLKQQNHEGRKDSAKRAVQDDLLLSTAKRQKQCQTTPVRLEGMALMTRTPESIADQTQMLVSQIPPNSSNSVASVNNQGHADGLNRLFPSNGNFVTPALRQTEVQCGSQPPISEQGQAGQHLQPIQHVPAQGISHLHSNHPYLKQQQAGQLRERHHLYQLQHHVTHGESSVHSQPHSVHQQRTIQQEVQMQKKRNLIQGTQATQLSLQQKHHGSDQTRQKGGQPHPHHQQMQQQMQQHFGASQPEKNCENPATSRNHHSHPQSHINQDILHQQQQDVSSRQQGSASEHVSGHNQMQRLLTSRGLEQQMVSQASIVTRPSDMTCTPHRQERNRVSSYSAEALIGKTPSNSEQRLGISLQGPRVSDQLEMRSYLDVSRNKGLVIHNMQGRLSGDHTLGSDVQRLSDCQTFKPAGPNQQPTGNFDVQASRNSEIGNSVSSLRSMQSQAFRIGQNTGPSLERQKRLPYQPVQGIPTGNTLPSRENENTCHQSFMQSLLAPHLGDQVSGSQRSIPEHQRNTQCGAASTIEYNCPPARESVHIRRDGDGQSRESCDMSIGAINTRNSSLNIPFSSSSSSGDIQGRNTSPNISVQKSNAMRMTDSHGTKSHMNTPVSSNMHGVVRPTHPHSAVSHGNAEQGQPSVRQPNSSVTQRSRHPLQDNGGSKIRQPERNRSGNQRHGNVFDPSLPHLPLSTSGSMILGRQQSAIEKRGSIVRFMSDGPQVSNDNAAPDQHTLSQNFGFPFIPEGSMNPPINANTSFIPPVTQPSATRTPALIPVDPQNTLPSFYPPYSPAHPTLSNDISIPYFPNQMFPNPSTEKPSSGSLNNRFGSILSPPRPVGFAQPSFPLLPDMPPMHMTNTSHLSNFNLTSLFPEIATALPPDGSAMSPLLSIANTSASDSSKQSSNRPAHNISHILGHDCSSAV; encoded by the exons GCTCTCTTCTCCGAAACCATGCCAGAGATGACAGAGAATGAGACACCTACCAAGAAGCAACATCG aaagaaaaaccgGGAGACGCATAATGCAG TGGAGAGACATCGAAAGAAGAAGATTAATGCTGGGATAAACAGAATTGGAGAACTCATTCCCTGCTCTCCAGCACTTAAGCAG agcAAGAACATGATCCTGGATCAGGCCTTTAAATAtataacagaaatgaaaagacagaATGATGAACTTCTGTTAAATGGAGGGAACAATGAACAGG CTGAAGAGATAAAAAAACTCCGGAAACAGTTGGATGAACTGCAAAAGGAAAACGGGAGATACATCGAACTACTGAAAGCAAATGATATTTGCCTGTATGATGACCCTACAATCCACTGGAAGGGAAATCTCAAAAATGCGAAGGTCTCAGTCGTTATTCCTGGTGATCAGGTACAAAAGAACATCATTGTCTATTCAAATGGGAGTCAACCCAATGGAAATAACCAGGGAGCGTCTGTCCAAGGAATAACGTTTAACGTTGGTCATAatttacaaaagcaaacagcCAATGTTGTGCCAGTCCAGAGAACTTGCAACCTAGTGACTCCTGTGACAATTTCTGGTATTTACCCCACAGAAAACAAGCCATGGTCGCAAACTACAGTTTCTTCGCTGGCATCCGCtcaggcagctccagcagggAATGTTCTTGAGCTTTCCACCCCGGAGAATGAGCGAGGCATGCTCACTGCTGCTACTGCCAGCTCACAGAGCACATCTCGATCTGGAACAGAACAGGAGCTACAGTGCTCTTCAAGTAACACACCACAGAATGATCAAAATCTCCccaaaagtaaaaatgatgATGACAGCACTAAATTAGCAAAGAAAACACTCACGCAGGGAATCAGCCTTCCTTCCAGTGCCTCCACGGAAGCCTCCCAAGTTCAACAGGTGAATACAACTTGCTCAAATACACACAATTCTAGGAGTGACCTTCAGGAAAGCTGTGTCATTTCAACCACGGACACAGCATGCGTGCCATCTGTGATACTGTCTACTGCAGGGAGTTTTCCCTCTGTAAATGTCCTGAGAAGTACAGACTTAGTAAGTACTGCTGGAACGCCTGTGACTTCTGCAGCAGAAGGGGTTAAGGCTGTGACGGTAATAAGCACTCTGCCTGCCAGTCCACTAGAGAACTGCTGGTCATTTTCAGGCTCTTCAGGTGTTGGCACTTCAGACTTGAAAAACATGAGTAGCCTTACACGGATGCCTTCAGCTGGAAACACACAGACCACATGGACGACTTTGCAGCTAGCGGGAAATACTGTTCAGCCACTAAGCCAAACGCCATCTGGTATAATGACTGCACTATTAAACGAGCCAGTTAATGGTGCTGGTACTGTATcttctgctcagagcaggcCTTTGACTGCAAGTATCAGTTTGAATACTTCTCTGCCCGGAGATGGCCAGGCAGCTGAACAGATTGTAGTTACCTTGCCCTCGTGCCCACCCTTACCTATGCAGCCATTAATCAGCCAGCCACAGGTTAAAACTCAGGCTGCAGGAAATATCCTTCCATTAAATTCAGCTATGCAGGTGATTCAGATGGCTCAGCCAGTCGCATCAGCTGTTACAGGAGCACCAGCTAACCAGAATGTCATCATCCTCCAGCCTCCAAACCCCGCTCCGTGCCCTCCGATTGTGAGAGCAGAAGTTCCCAGCCAAAACGTTAGTCAGCAAATTGTAATTATACAAGCTGCTAATCAGaatcctcttcccctcctctctgctcagcctTCTGCTTCTGTAAGAGTTCCTGTGAATGGGCCGACTGCAATCGCGAATTCTAGCAGCTCTGTACAAAATGCCCCTCTTCCGCAGACTTTTGGAGGGAAACACCTTGTCCATATATTACCAAGACCATCTTCTTTGCCATCTTCTAGCTCTACACAAACGTTTTCAGTTACAATGTCAAATCAACAGCATCCTCAAACGATCTCATTAAACGGGCAGCTTTTTGCGTTGCAGCCTGTGATGTCTTCATCTGGAGCTTCGAATCAAGCCCCTATGCAAATTATTCAACCCACCACCAGCGAAGATCCAAATACCAATGTTGCCCTCAATACATTTGGTGCTTTAGCTAACCTCAATCAAAGCATATCGCAAATGGCTGGACAGAGCTGCTTACACTTGTCTCTCAGCCACCCTACCAATCCCACAACTGTCAATAACCAGATTGCCACAGTTAACTGTGTGTCGTTACCAACTTCTGTGGCATCTTCAGTACCTGCGGAGGTTTCAGTATTAACTAGTGTGTCTAATTCAATAAATGCTTCCCCAAAAAAAGCAGCTGCCGCCTTGCCATCCAATGCAAAATCAAAAAGAACTACCAAAAAGCCAAGTACAAAGAAACAGCAAGCAGTCAACAGTAAGGTGTCCTGTCCAGCCGTTCCTTGCAAAGATGCAGGGAAGGTGGACTGTGCTCCCGTGGAAACGGCGGCAAAGCATTCAAACAGTGAGGGGCTGCTTGAAAATGCTCCAGCAGAATCGCAAGCTTTAATGACATCGCAGGCGAGCGGTGTGGCAGCATTGAGTGGCGTCAGTGTTTCTGACTGTCATTCCAAAGATACTGTGAGCTCTGAACAGGCGGCAAAAGCCTGCTCTGTCCCCAAGCCAAGCTTGGCAGAGGCACCTGCTTCCTTGCCACCGGCATCCATGGCGTCAGAGCATCTGGCGCTCGTCCCGATGACTGCCAAAGATGATGCTCCTCGCCAGCAGGCCCGCGGATCTCAGGACTGTCCACCGACTGGCTCTGCCTTGTCAGAGCCTCCCAAACCCTGTGAGCCCCCCAGCACCTTAACATCCTCTCGTACCGAAACACAGGTAACACATTCTCAGGTTGCTGGGACgtcagcagcacagagcagcacagcgGAACATAGTTCCAAGGCAGGAATGATTTCAGAGTCCTGCAACGTTGTGCAGGATTCCTCAGTGGTAATGCAAGATGCAGACTTGTTAGAAGGACAGGGCCTAACCAAAATGCTGTCTGATCtcacaaaagaaagaacagctgtggaaaaaacCTCATCATTTACCATTCAGGGGGAGCATTCTAATTTTCCCATGGAAAACTCTAAATCAGCAGAATCAAGTGTTGATTTGCCTGAGAAGCAGGAACTCTTGCTAATGAATACAGAAGGTGATACTCTTTCCCAGCATCACTCCTGCATTTCTGATCAGGAAGTAGTCAGTGCTTCCCTTATGACTAGCAGGCAGGCAGACTCCCCCATGTCAACTAGCTCTGGCAGCAGTCGGGGCTTCTCGGTTGCATCTATGTTGCCAGATACCACCAGAGAAGACGTGACTAGCAGCACCTCAACCAGTACATGTAACAgctgcacattttcagaacagaCTGACATTGTAGCTCTCGCAGCAAGAGCTATTTTTGACCAGGAAAACCTTGAGAAGGGTGGAGGAGGTATACAGGTTAACGTGAGGGATGCCATCTCTAAGTCAACTGAGGTTGCACCTTTGGAGAGAGAGCAACAGCCTTTTAAACCTCAACCACTGAAAGAAAGCAATGCAGGGCCATTGGAAGCAGCACCAAACAAATTCAGTGCTCAAGATACAGTACAGACAAATGTCGACAGACAGGTTGAAAAGCCAAGCTGCTCTGTTGGAGGTGTGGAAACATCAAACACTTCCTTGCAGATTTCCGCTTCCCAGTCACCCAGCATAACCAGTTTAAGTGTGAATAATCTAATACACCAGAGTCGCATTGTCCATCCCCTTGTGAGTTGCACGAGTTTATCCCAGTCTTCAGAGCCAGCAAGCGTCCCTGCGACTGTGAGCCTCTCCCTTCCGTCTAGCACATATGTCAATCAGTCTCCAGGACCCGCTATGATGAGTGAATATGCTCAGGAACAACTGAATGCTATTAGGGCAAGCACCATGCAGGCACCCCAGCTGCAGGAATCGCActtaaagcagcaaaatcatGAAGGTCGCAAGGACTCTGCCAAGCGGGCTGTTCAGGATGACCTCCTGCTTTCTACAGCAAAGAGGCAAAAGCAGTGCCAGACAACACCCGTAAGGCTTGAAGGGATGGCATTGATGACCCGAACACCAGAGAGTATTGCTGATCAAACACAGATGCTAGTCAGTCAGATTCCTCCTAATTCATCCAACTCGGTGGCATCAGTGAACAATCAAGGGCACGCTGATGGCCTTAATAGGTTATTCCCATCAAACGGCAACTTTGTAACACCAGCTTTGAGACAAACTGAAGTTCAGTGTGGTTCTCAGCCACCAATTTCAGAGCAaggccaggcagggcagcactTGCAGCCAATTCAACATGTTCCCGCTCAAGGCATATCTCACCTTCACAGTAATCATCCATACTTGAAGCAACAGCAGGCTGGTCAGTTAAGAGAACGGCACCACTTGTATCAGCTGCAGCACCATGTCACTCACGGGGAAAGTTCGGTCCACTCTCAACCCCACAGTGTCCACCAACAGCGAACAATACAGCAGGAGGTGCAGATGCAAAAGAAACGAAATCTTATTCAGGGAACACAAGCCACACAACTTTCTCTACAGCAGAAACACCACGGAAGTGATCAAACACGGCAAAAAGGTGGTCAGCCTCATCCTCACCACcagcaaatgcagcagcagatgcagcaGCACTTTGGAGCTTCCCAGCCTGAAAAGAACTGTGAAAACCCTGCAACAAGCAGGAACCATCATAGCCACCCTCAGAGCCATATAAATCAGGATATTCTGCATCAACAGCAGCAAGATGTTAGCAGCAGACAGCAAGGCTCAGCCTCTGAACATGTGTCAGGGCACAATCAGATGCAGAGACTTCTGACCTCAAGGGGCTTAGAGCAGCAAATGGTGTCCCAGGCAAGTATCGTAACCAGGCCATCAGATATGACTTGTACTCCTCACaggcaggaaagaaacagagttTCCAGCTACTCTGCTGAAGCGCTTATTGGGAAGACGCCCTCCAATTCAGAACAGAGATTAGGAATATCTCTTCAAGGCCCTAGGGTTTCTGACCAGCTTGAAATGCGAAGCTATCTTGATGTTTCTAGAAACAAAGGGTTGGTCATTCATAATATGCAGGGCCGCTTATCTGGCGACCATACGCTTGGCTCAGATGTGCAGCGGCTTTCTGATTGTCAGACATTTAAGCCAGCTGGACCCAATCAACAACCGACAGGCAATTTTGATGTACAGGCTTCAAGAAACAGCGAAATTGGTAATTCTGTGTCATCCCTCAGGAGCATGCAGTCGCAAGCTTTTCGAATCGGTCAAAACACTGGGCCATCACTAGAAAGACAAAAGAGATTGCCCTACCAGCCAGTACAGGGTATTCCAACAGGAAATACCCTGCCATcaagggaaaatgaaaacacatgcCACCAAAGTTTTATGCAGAGTTTACTTGCCCCTCACCTTGGAGATCAAGTTAGTGGAAGCCAAAGATCAATCCCAGAACATCAAAGGAACACACAGTGCGGCGCCGCCTCCACAATTGAGTACAACTGTCCCCCGGCACGGGAGAGCGTCCACATCCGAAGAGATGGTGATGGCCAGAGTAGGGAGAGCTGTGACATGTCTATTGGTGCAATTAACACAAGGAACAGTTCTTTGAATATTCCTTTTTCAAGTTCTTCTTCCTCGGGAGATATTCAGGGTCGCAATACAAGCCCAAACATCTCTGTGCAGAAGTCCAACGCCATGAGGATGACGGACAGTCATGGAACTAAAAGCCACATGAATACGCCCGTTTCTAGCAACATGCACGGAGTTGTGAGGCCAACTCACCCTCACTCTGCAGTTTCTCATGGAAATGCCGAGCAAGGGCAACCTTCTGTTCGTCAGCCAAATTCTTCAGTTACTCAGCGGTCAAGGCATCCTCTGCAAGATAACGGAGGTTCTAAAATACGTCAGCCTGAAAGGAATAGATCTGGAAACCAAAGGCACGGAAACGTCTTTGACCCTAGTCTTCCCCACCTTCCTCTGTCCACCAGCGGCAGTATGATCCTTGGGCGCCAGCAGTCAGCAAtagaaaaaagaggaagcatTGTCCGATTTATGTCTGATGGCCCCCAGGTGTCTAACGATAATGCAGCCCCTGACCAACATACTCTCTCTCAGAATTTTGGATTCCCTTTTATTCCTGAGGGCAGCATGAATCCACCAATAAATGCCAACACCTCTTTCATCCCACCAGTCACTCAGCCCAGTGCCACTCGAACACCAGCTCTAATCCCAGTGGATCCCCAGAATACCCTGCCATCCTTCTATCCTCCTTACTCGCCTGCCCATCCTACCCTTTCCAATGACATTTCTATCCCTTACTTTCCCAATCAAATGTTCCCTAACCCAAGCACAGAGAAGCCAAGTAGTGGAAGCTTAAACAATCGGTTTGGATCCATTTTGTCTCCTCCCAGGCCTGTTGGTTTTGCTCAGCcaagttttcctttgcttccgGATATGCCGCCAATGCACATGACCAACACGTCGCACTTATCCAATTTTAACTTGACATCTTTGTTTCCAGAAATAGCCACAGCTCTTCCTCCAGATGGTTCAGCAATGTCGCCTTTGCTTTCCATTGCAAACACATCTGCTTCAGACTCTTCCAAGCAGTCCTCAAACCGACCTGCCCACAATATAAGCCATATTCTAGGTCACGACTGCAGCTCAGCTGTATGA